CCAGTGAACTGATGGATGTAGAGGAGAAGGTGTACACAAGAGATTTATTTACTAGGGACTAAAAAACTTTTTCATAAATATAACTATCATAAACACAAGAATCCTAGTGTTGATAAGCCTTTTAGGAGAAAGGTATTCATTAAAGGGGAGTAATGATGGAAGCTTTTTTACAGCAAGTACTTAATTTTTTAACGATAGAACTAACAGTGCTGCTAACAGCGGCGCTGCCTATAATAGAGCTTAGGGGTGCAATACCAGTAGGAATGTCGCTTGGGCTGTCTCCCCTACATGCTACGTTTATAAGCTTCATAGGCAGCATGATTCCTGTGCCCATAATTTTATTTACTAGTAGGCCAATATTTAATTATCTTAAGAAAACGAGATTGTTTAAAAAAATGGTGAATAAGCTTACCGACAGATCTTTGAACAATAATGGAGGAAGAATACAGAAATATGGTGCTTGGGGACTGTTGTTAATAGTAGCTATTCCATTGCCTGGAACTGGTGTATGGAGTGGGAGCCTAGCCGCTGCACTTTTAGATATGCGCTTTAAGTGGGCATTTCCTGCTATATTGCTAGGAAATTTAATAGCGGCTATTGCTATTATGACACTAAGTAATGGTGTAGTAAGTGTACTATCGAGGTAAAGTAAAAGAAGGAGGATTGTACCAATGGAAGTACGTAAGGCAATTATACCAGCAGCAGGATTAGGAACTCGTTTTCTGCCAGCTACAAAAGCACAACCAAAAGAAATGCTACCAATCGTAGACAAGCCTACTTTACAGTATATTATAGAAGAGGCTGTAGCGTCTGGGATTGAGGAAATTTTAATCATTACAGGAAGAAATAAGAAAAGTATAGAAGACCACTTTGACAAATCTGTGGAACTGGAGCTGGAGCTGGAGACAAAAGGAAAACATGATTTGCTGGCGGAGGTAAGAAAGATCTCTGATATGGTAAATATTCATTATATAAGACAAAAAGAAGCTAAAGGATTAGGCCATGCTATACATTGTGCTAAAAGCTTTATAGGGAATGAACCCTTTGCAGTTCTTCTAGGGGATGATATTGTCCATCATCCAAATAAGCCCTGTCTAAAGCAAATGATAGATGCCTACTCTGAATATAAGACTTCTATCCTGGGTGTACAGGAAGTAGCTAGAGAAGACGTATGTAAATATGGGATTGTTGAAGGAAAGCACATTGAAGATAGAGTATATAAAGTAAAAGGATTGGTAGAGAAACCAGCTGTAGAAGAAGCGCCTTCCAATGTAGCGATTCTAGGCAGATATATTATTAATCCAGCGATATTTGATATATTGGAGGATACTGAGCCTGGGGCTGGTGGGGAGATACAGTTAACTGATGCGCTAAAGGTCCTAGCTGAGAGGGAAGCCATGTATGCCTATAATTTCGAAGGTAGAAGATATGACGTGGGAGATAAGCAAGGGTTTTTAGAGGCTACAGTAGAGTTTGCCTTAAGAAGAGAAGATTTACGGGAAGCGTTTCTAAAATATCTAAATAAGATTGTTGAGAAAGAAACAGAGGTTGTTGCATTAGAAGCGGTTGCTATGGCTAAGGAAGCATAAATGAGTAAAAGAGTAATTATCATTTCATGGATATCAGTTCTGTTTTGGATGGGACTGATATTTTATTCATCATCCCGACCTGCAATCCAATCTAAGGAGATGAGCAGGGGAGTAACGGAAATAGTCCTTCAGACGATAGAGAGAGTTGCTCCTGATAGGGCTGCTGAGTTAGATATGGGAAGACTACATCACTTGATAAGAAAAAATGCTCATTTCTTTTCCTATTTAGTGCTGGGGGTTTTGGTGTTGAATGCTTTGCGAAGAGGTGGAGTAGTTGGATTTAAGGGAGTTGTTATAGCTTTTATCATTTGTGCCATGTATGCTGTTTCAGATGAAGTCCACCAGCTCTATGTTCCAGGACGAAGTGGTGAGATTCGAGATGTATTTATTGATAGCGCTGGAGCAACTGTTGGGATTTTAGGATATTTAGGCGCCAGTAGCAAAATTAAGAAAGTGTAATACTGGGACACAAGGGAAGGGACAAGACACAGGGGGACAGTTCTTCTGTGTCGTTGTTAATTCTTCTTGAAATCTACCTTCGGAGAATATGTAAAAGCTATGGGAAAACTATAGTAAACCCTTTGACATTTTGATAGAATAGCAATAAGGTAGTCGGATAAAAGCAGGGTGTGGTTGCCACTTCACTTCAGATGAAGGGAGGTGGTGCGATGAGTACATATGAAGCAATATCAGTGATGATACTGTTTTCTATGTTGATTTTATCGCTTATCTCCTATTTAGATAGGAATAAGAACCAAAAGAAATAATCACCCTGTATGCCCCTACAGAGTGATTAAGATGATTTAAAACTGTTGGTGGCAATCGCATTATGCGAATCCGATTACCTTTTTTATTATTATATCATACTTAGAGAAAAAATAAACAACATTTTACAAAACCTCGGTGCACACTTGGAGAAATTGCTGGTAAAGAAGTAGGAAGAATAAATGTGGGAGAACACAAGGGGACGGAGGTTTTATGTCATTTTCACCTCCAATTTATGTTAATTGTAAAAAACAGTAGTAGAGAAATCTTTAAAATAGAACTCAATACCTGACATCAACTCAGCAGGGCATTGGGTTGAGAGAAAGGGCGTTAAGCTTTAAACCAAAGCGTAGGTTCTATTGGTCAATTTTGACGTAACCATTGATGGAATAGGAAAGACAAGTTCCCTTTTCCAGAGGATATACAAGGGGACGGTTCTTCTGTGTCGTTTTAACCTTAAGAGAAGCAATGATAGCATTAGATAAAATAGATAAACAAGAAAAAGGTATAGAATATTTTGAGACCTTCATTAGATACATTATGAATGCTAGAAATGACCTAGAGCTAAAAGCAGTGTATGATATGGCAAAGGATATTTCCATTGAAAGGAGAGATGTAATCATGACAATAGCTGAAAAGTTGATAAAAGAAGGCATGGAGAAAGGCATGGAGAAAGGCATGGAAAAAGGTATGGAAAAAGGCATGGAAAAAGGCATGGAGAAAGGTAAGTGGGAAGAAAAAAGAGAGGTGGCTAGAAACTTACTTGGTTTAAGCGTGGAAATAGATAAGATTATAAAAGCTACAGGACTTGAAGAAGCTGAAATAAAAAAATTAATGAATTAAGACAAGGGGTAACAACTATGGACAAACAAGAATGGTGACAGCTACCACAAACACCACACAAAAGCTGACACAGTGCCAGACACCAACTTATCAACTTAAAAACTTAAATGGATAAAGATAAAGAAACTACAGGCTCTAGTATAGGAGCTGTAACGATGGGTGTACTTTCACCAGATTGCTGGCATTTCCTAAATCATTCTATGTTTAGCAGCCATAATACACTCACTCCTAAAGCATCGGCAATAGCCACAAGTTCAATATCTGTTACCGGTCTTGTTTTTGCTTCTATCTTGGAAATTGTTGTTTTTTCCAATTCAATTCCTCGAACAGCCAGACGGGCCAAAAGGTCTGTTTGGGTTACTTTAGGTTTAGTTTTATGACGAGCTTGACGAACACGATTGCCTATTAAGTTTCTAGCATTTAAATTGTTCATATTTATCATAAATTAATCTCTCCAAATTGGTTGTTTATAAACTTGATTATAGAGCAAGTTTAGTGATATAATTTGCTTAACAAGCAAGTTATATAAAATTATTGGAGGAATTTACAGATGATAAAAATGAAAAAATGTATAGAAGAATTGAGAAAACAATTGGATATGTTTGCTAAAGATATAGATAACCGTAATAAAGAGAAATTGCTTGAGATTAGCCAGGAAATGGATAAAGTTATCAATGATTATATCAGTAAACGTAAAGTCTAGCACATAGGAGACACAAGGAGACGGAGGTTTTGTGTCGTTGTCAATTCTTCTTGAAATCTACCTTCGGAAAATATGTAAAAGCTATGGGAAAACTATAGTAAATTTCTTGACATTTTGATAGAATAGCAATAAGGTAGTCGGATAAAAAGCAGGGTGTGGTTGCCGCTTCACTTCGGATGAAGGGAGGTGGTGCGATGAGTACATATGAGGCAATATCACTAATGATACTGTTTTCTATGTTGATTCTGTCGCTTATCTCCTATATAGATAGGAATAAGAACCAAAAGAAATAATCACCCTGCACAGCCCTGCAGAGTGATTAAAAAGATTTAAAACTCACGGCGGCAATCGCATTATGCGAATCCGATTACCTTTTTTACTATTATATCATAACTAGGGCAAAAATAAACAGGATTTTTATAATTTTAAACCTAAACAACGGTGTCAGGCAGAGGATATACAGGGGGACGGTTCTTCTGTGTCGTTCTAACCTTAAGAGAAGCAATGATAGCATTAGATAAAATAGATAAACAAGAAAAAGGTATAGAATATTTTGAGACCTTCATTAGATACATTATGAATGCTAGAAATGACCTAGAGCTAAAAGCAGTGTATGATATGGCAAAGGATATTTCCATTGAAAGGAGCGATGTAATCATGACAATAGCTGAAAAGTTGATAAAAGAAGGCATGGAGAAAGGCATGGAGAAAGGCATGGAAAAAGGTATGAAAAAAGGCATGGAAAGAGGCATAGAGAAAGGTAAGTGGGAAGAAAAAAGAGAGGTGGCTAGAAACTTACTTGGTTTAGGCGTGGAAATAGATAAGATTATAAAAGCTACAGGACTTGAAGAAGCTGAAATAAAAAAATTAATGAATTAAGACAAGGAGTAACAACTATGGACAAACAAGAATGGTGACAGATGTCACAAGGACATAGCTGGCACTGAGGGACAGCTCTTCTGTGTTAAAAAGCAAATACACAGGGGGGATAGTTCTTCTGTATCGTTGTTAATTCTTCTTGAAATCTACCTTCGGAGAATATGTAAAAGCTATGGGAAAACTATAGTAAATCCTTTGACATTTTGATAGAATAGCAATAAGGTAGTCGGATAAAAAGCAGGGTATGGTTGCCGCTTCACTTCAGATGAAGGGAGGTGGTGCGATATGAGTACATATGAGGCAATATCACTAATGATACTGTTTTCTATGCTTATCTTATCGCTTATCTCCTATTTAGATAGGAATAAGAACCAAAAGAAATAACCACCCTGTTAGCGGCAGGATGGTTATCATGTATTAAACTTTAACCTGATTGTGGCAATCGCATTATGCGAATCCGATTACCTTTTTTACTATTATATCATAATTAGAGAAAAAATAAACAGCATCATAGGAATCTCTAAGTTAAATTTTTAAACGGTGGCAGACTGCGTAAAAACTAACCTTATTCGTGTTTTTGTCATTCTGAAGGTAGTGAAGAATCTTGTGTTTTAAACCTTTAATACCCATTCGCTACGATTTTCACGCAGTCTGACGGAGGCTTTGTGCTGTTGCTAATTCTTCTTAAAATCGATGTTTGAAGAATGCTTCAAAATCTATAGTAAATAGTGTGATGTTTTGATAAAATAACAGTAAGATAGTGGGAAAAGGAGAAAATGATGAGTGAAATAAAAAAACCTCATGACAAATTTTTTAAAGAGACTTTAAGCGATATCAAGACAGCAAAGAACTTTATGACCAATTATTTGCCTAAAGAAGTTTTGGAGATAATAGATCTAGAGACATTATCGCCCCAAAAGGATAGCTATATAGAAAAAGAGCTAGAAGAAACCTTTTCCGACCTATTATTTAAAACAAAAATGAAAGAAGGAGAGGGCTATATTTATTTCCTCTTTGAACATAAAAGCTATTCATCAGGCAGAATATCTCTTCAACTGCTAAAATATATGATAAAAATATGGGAACAGAAGATGGTTAAGGAAAAAGAAGCAAAGCTACCAATCATTATACCATTGGTAGTACACCATGGAAGAAGTTTTTGGAATACTTCTTTAAAGCTATCAGACATGATAGAAGGTTATAAAGACCTTCATAGGACGGTGGCAAAATATATACCCGACTATGAATATATCCTATACGACCTATCTCGATATACAGATGAAGAAATAAAAGGAGATACAAAGTTAAGAATATTCATAAAAATATTAAGAGATATATTTGAAAAGGACTATGATGAATTTCTTCTAACCTTAAGAGAAGCAATGATAGCATTAGATAAAATAGATAAACAAGAAAAAGGTATAGAATATTTTGAGACCTTCATTAGATACATTATGAATGCTAGAAATGACCTAGAGCTAAAAGCAGTGTATGATATGGCAAAGGATATTTCCATTGAAAGGAGCGATGTAATCATGACAATAGCTGAAAAGTTGATAAAAGAAGGCATGGAGAAAGGCATGGAGAAAGGCATGGAGAAAGGCATGGAGAAAGGCATGGAAAAAGGTATGGAGAAAGGCATGGAAAAAGGCATGGAGAAAGGTAAGTGGGAAGAAAAAAGAGAGGTGGCTAGAAACTTACTTGGTTTAGGCGTGGAAATAGATAAGATTATAAAAGCTACAGGACTTGAAGAAGCTGAAATAAAAAAATTAATGAATTAAGATAAGAAACAAGAACGGTGACAGACATCAATTTAACACCAACTTATCAATTTAAAACTTAATAAAACTTAATAACTTAATAGATTGATGAATGTCCTCCACACCCCCGTGACTTTAATCGTGGATTAAGGGGGGGCGGTTTTTTTATAACTGATTATGAAGGAGAGATTAATTTGGCTGTAGAAGGTGCAGAAAGAAAATGTCCTTTATGCGGACAGGACAATAATTGCCAACATGGAGAAAACAGTTGTTGGTGCAGTGATTATGAGTTTCCCCAGGACTTATTAGATATGGTTCCTGAGGATAAAAAAAGAAAGGCTTGTATATGTAAGTCTTGTGTAGAAAAGCATATTAGAAAAAAAGGAATTTCGGTGCCTGAGACTTAAATTCTTTAAAAAGAAGGTTGTAAAATAACATGAATAGAAAAAAACTAAGTATTATATTTTTTGTTGTATTTGCATTCTGGACGATGATCATATTTTACTTTTCATCCCAACCCCCCAGTGTATCTTATAGTCAATCAAATATGGCGGTAAGAATTATAAGAAAAATAGATGACATTTTAGATATAACCCATACAAGACTATATCAAAGGGCTGAAAATGTTATAAAAGACCTATGGCTTATGAATAGGTATAAAACAACAAATATGGTAGTGAGAAAAAGTGCCCATTTTGGTATTTATTTTATTCTAGGTATAATTTGTAGTAGCTTTGGCTATGTCTACTCAAAAAAAATATTTATAGGATTTTTGCTAGGCATAAGTCTGCCGGTAACAGTAGCGGTACTTGATGAATTCAATCAGGGGTTTGTAGGTAGAACAGCATCTCTAAATGATGTAATTATTGATGGAGTAGGGGCCTTTACAGGAACTATCCTTGTGATGGCAATAATATTTATAACAAAAGGCATCCTGCTATTAAAGAAAAAATGAAGACACAAGGGAAAGGAGATTTTGTGTTGTATAAGAGAGAAAAAGGACTTATAGAATAGAACATCAAGAATTTGGTGGTAGGTATGGAAGATGGAGGATTGAAGGAGCATATTGATAGAGCTGGAAAGGAATGATGATTATGAGTGAGTTTCCGTCGATAGATGAAGTGCATGATATGTTAGATGAAATAGCGGAAGAAATACCAAAGGATTTTTTTAGAGAACTAAATCAAGGAATTCTTTTGTTGCCTCAACACAAAATACATCCTGAAAGCAGAGCTAGAGATAAACTCTATATCATGGGGGAATATCATAAAAACATTACCGGAAGACAAATTATAATCTATTATGGTTCATTTAAAAGATTTTATCAAGAAATATCAAAAGAAAGGCTATACCAAAAACTTAAAGATACCCTCCTACATGAGTTCACACACCACTTAGAATCCCTAGCGGGAGAAAAAGGTTTAGAAATAAAAGATGCTAGAGATCTGTACAAATATAAAAATAGGCATAAAGACTAGACCCAGCACCAACGTTTGAAATATTCAATGAAAGGGTCTTTAAGTGAATATAGATAGAAATAAACGCAAAACCGCTTCAAGAACTCACTCCTAAGGGGATTTTGAGAAAGGTTTCTAGTTGTTTTAAATTTTTTTGTTGTATTTCTATTCCTTCAAAAATTTCGCAAACAATAACGGAATCATAATGGCTTTCTTTGAGCTTTATAAAAAACTCCTCGAAATCAATACTGCCTTCCCCTAAAGACAAGTGTTGGTCTTTTTCTCCATGATTGTCGTGAAGATGAATATACTGAAGATGTTGTCCATAGGACGCAACCCATGGTGTCAGTAGGCTTTTACCCAAAGCATGAGCATGACCTGTATCTAGGCAAGCTGCTAAATAAGGAGAATTTACTGTATTGATGACACTTTTAATTAGGTCAGCAGTTTTGTTATGTATATTTTCTATCACCACCGTAACCCTCAAGGCTTCAAACTCGCTAATAATATTCTTCCAAAATAAGATACTTTGTTTCAAGAAATAATCTTCGTACCCTTCATAGTATGCTGCAGATTCATAATCAGAATGAACCACCATAAATTTTGCATTTAATGCTGCAGCTGCCTGCAATGCCTGGCGATAACGCTGTGCACATAAGTCACGCACCAAAGGGTCGAAGCTGGTGGGGTGCAGATCAATATAAGGACCGTGTATGGTTAAAAGTCCTTTATAATTTTTTAAGATAGCACGATACTCTTCAACAATTTCATTGCGATTTTCATCCAAATTGCTAGGCATAACAAAATCTTGAAGCTCTAGACAAGTATATGTTTCCTGATAAAAGTCTGGATTTTCTTTTAGCTTTTCTAAATAGATGCCGGTACCAATTTTCATAAATATTCTCCACTTTTTTCTTTTCAGCTTAACATGTATTGTTTTGGGTGTCAAACAGTCTCTAGGGGAGAGGTTTAGGAACAAAGAGCTAAGCTCTCAGTTTCACCCAAAAAATTATTTAGATAAGTAGGTTGAGGTTGAAAGGAATAGCATGAAAAATCTACTGTTATTTGTCTTTAGCCTTGGACTTTAAAAAAGTTTCAAAGTAACTTCATCTAAAAACTTATTAAAGTATAGGATTGCGTCATCATATCTCTGGTGATAATACAATTCTCGGGCATAATAATAATACAGAGCACTAGGGCTTAAGGTATCACCTCTGCAGATGAATTACAGCAGGGTAACACATGTTGCCCTGCTGTGGTGCTTCAGCACAAAGTCGTTTGTAATCCT
The sequence above is drawn from the Clostridium formicaceticum genome and encodes:
- the galU gene encoding UTP--glucose-1-phosphate uridylyltransferase GalU, which produces MEVRKAIIPAAGLGTRFLPATKAQPKEMLPIVDKPTLQYIIEEAVASGIEEILIITGRNKKSIEDHFDKSVELELELETKGKHDLLAEVRKISDMVNIHYIRQKEAKGLGHAIHCAKSFIGNEPFAVLLGDDIVHHPNKPCLKQMIDAYSEYKTSILGVQEVAREDVCKYGIVEGKHIEDRVYKVKGLVEKPAVEEAPSNVAILGRYIINPAIFDILEDTEPGAGGEIQLTDALKVLAEREAMYAYNFEGRRYDVGDKQGFLEATVEFALRREDLREAFLKYLNKIVEKETEVVALEAVAMAKEA
- a CDS encoding cysteine-rich CWC family protein, whose product is MAVEGAERKCPLCGQDNNCQHGENSCWCSDYEFPQDLLDMVPEDKKRKACICKSCVEKHIRKKGISVPET
- a CDS encoding VanZ family protein; translated protein: MNRKKLSIIFFVVFAFWTMIIFYFSSQPPSVSYSQSNMAVRIIRKIDDILDITHTRLYQRAENVIKDLWLMNRYKTTNMVVRKSAHFGIYFILGIICSSFGYVYSKKIFIGFLLGISLPVTVAVLDEFNQGFVGRTASLNDVIIDGVGAFTGTILVMAIIFITKGILLLKKK
- a CDS encoding COG2426 family protein, which codes for MEAFLQQVLNFLTIELTVLLTAALPIIELRGAIPVGMSLGLSPLHATFISFIGSMIPVPIILFTSRPIFNYLKKTRLFKKMVNKLTDRSLNNNGGRIQKYGAWGLLLIVAIPLPGTGVWSGSLAAALLDMRFKWAFPAILLGNLIAAIAIMTLSNGVVSVLSR
- a CDS encoding VanZ family protein translates to MSKRVIIISWISVLFWMGLIFYSSSRPAIQSKEMSRGVTEIVLQTIERVAPDRAAELDMGRLHHLIRKNAHFFSYLVLGVLVLNALRRGGVVGFKGVVIAFIICAMYAVSDEVHQLYVPGRSGEIRDVFIDSAGATVGILGYLGASSKIKKV
- a CDS encoding sugar phosphate isomerase/epimerase family protein, which encodes MKIGTGIYLEKLKENPDFYQETYTCLELQDFVMPSNLDENRNEIVEEYRAILKNYKGLLTIHGPYIDLHPTSFDPLVRDLCAQRYRQALQAAAALNAKFMVVHSDYESAAYYEGYEDYFLKQSILFWKNIISEFEALRVTVVIENIHNKTADLIKSVINTVNSPYLAACLDTGHAHALGKSLLTPWVASYGQHLQYIHLHDNHGEKDQHLSLGEGSIDFEEFFIKLKESHYDSVIVCEIFEGIEIQQKNLKQLETFLKIPLGVSS
- a CDS encoding Spo0E family sporulation regulatory protein-aspartic acid phosphatase — protein: MIKMKKCIEELRKQLDMFAKDIDNRNKEKLLEISQEMDKVINDYISKRKV
- a CDS encoding metallopeptidase family protein translates to MMIMSEFPSIDEVHDMLDEIAEEIPKDFFRELNQGILLLPQHKIHPESRARDKLYIMGEYHKNITGRQIIIYYGSFKRFYQEISKERLYQKLKDTLLHEFTHHLESLAGEKGLEIKDARDLYKYKNRHKD
- a CDS encoding Rpn family recombination-promoting nuclease/putative transposase, which codes for MSEIKKPHDKFFKETLSDIKTAKNFMTNYLPKEVLEIIDLETLSPQKDSYIEKELEETFSDLLFKTKMKEGEGYIYFLFEHKSYSSGRISLQLLKYMIKIWEQKMVKEKEAKLPIIIPLVVHHGRSFWNTSLKLSDMIEGYKDLHRTVAKYIPDYEYILYDLSRYTDEEIKGDTKLRIFIKILRDIFEKDYDEFLLTLREAMIALDKIDKQEKGIEYFETFIRYIMNARNDLELKAVYDMAKDISIERSDVIMTIAEKLIKEGMEKGMEKGMEKGMEKGMEKGMEKGMEKGMEKGKWEEKREVARNLLGLGVEIDKIIKATGLEEAEIKKLMN
- a CDS encoding helix-turn-helix domain-containing protein; this translates as MINMNNLNARNLIGNRVRQARHKTKPKVTQTDLLARLAVRGIELEKTTISKIEAKTRPVTDIELVAIADALGVSVLWLLNIE
- a CDS encoding putative holin-like toxin; translation: MSTYEAISLMILFSMLILSLISYIDRNKNQKK
- a CDS encoding putative holin-like toxin, which gives rise to MSTYEAISLMILFSMLILSLISYLDRNKNQKK
- a CDS encoding putative holin-like toxin gives rise to the protein MSTYEAISVMILFSMLILSLISYLDRNKNQKK